From a single Serratia surfactantfaciens genomic region:
- the syd gene encoding SecY-interacting protein, translating into MDHDVSHALREFTQRYVELWQQARGHAPASQALYGVPSPCIVENREDEVLWLPQPFEPAATLEKVEAALELRLQPDAHRFYTQQYAGDMSAQFGEHRLSLLQVWSEDDFIRLQENLIGHLVTQKRLKLSPTLFLATTESEMTMVSLCNVSGNVVLEQFGSDKRTLLAATLGNFLDALRPVLD; encoded by the coding sequence ATGGACCATGATGTATCGCACGCTCTGCGTGAATTCACTCAACGTTATGTCGAGTTGTGGCAGCAAGCGCGCGGCCACGCGCCGGCCAGCCAGGCGCTGTACGGCGTGCCGTCGCCCTGCATCGTGGAGAACCGCGAGGACGAAGTGCTGTGGTTGCCGCAGCCTTTCGAGCCGGCGGCGACGCTGGAGAAGGTCGAGGCCGCGCTGGAGCTGCGTTTGCAGCCGGACGCGCACCGTTTCTACACGCAACAATACGCGGGCGACATGAGCGCCCAGTTTGGCGAGCATCGCCTGAGCCTGCTGCAGGTCTGGAGCGAGGATGATTTCATCCGCCTGCAGGAGAACCTGATCGGTCATCTGGTGACGCAAAAGCGCCTCAAGCTGTCGCCGACCCTTTTCCTGGCGACCACCGAATCCGAGATGACGATGGTGTCGCTGTGCAACGTCAGCGGCAACGTCGTGCTGGAACAATTCGGTAGCGATAAGCGCACCCTGTTGGCGGCGACGCTGGGGAATTTCCTCGATGCGCTGCGCCCCGTGCTGGACTGA
- the ppnN gene encoding nucleotide 5'-monophosphate nucleosidase PpnN yields the protein MITHISPLGSMDLLSQLEVDMLKRTASSDLYRLFRNCSLAVLNSGSQTDNSKQLLSRYETFDINVLRRERGVKLELVNPPEEAFVDGRIIRSLQANLFAVLRDILFVHGQIASAGRFQHLNLENSAHITNLVFSILRNARTLHLDEDPNMVVCWGGHSINENEYLYARKVGSQLGLRELNICTGCGPGAMEAPMKGAAVGHAQQRYRNSRFIGMTEPSIIAAEPPNPLVNELVIMPDIEKRLEAFVRIAHGIIIFPGGVGTAEELLYLLGILMNPENSEQVLPLILTGPKESADYFRVLDEFIMNTLGDAARRHYTIIIDDPAEVARQMKKAMPLVKENRRNTGDAYSFNWSIRIAPDLQLPFEPTHENMANLNLYPNQPPEQLAAALRRAFSGIVAGNVKENGIHAIEQFGPYKLHGEPQMMKQMDSLLQGFVAQHRMKLPGSAYVPCYEIVA from the coding sequence TTGATTACACACATCAGCCCGCTTGGCTCTATGGATTTATTGTCGCAGCTGGAAGTAGACATGCTGAAGCGCACCGCCAGCAGCGACCTGTACCGCCTGTTCCGCAACTGTTCGCTGGCCGTGTTGAACTCCGGCAGCCAGACCGACAACAGCAAACAGCTGCTGTCGCGCTATGAAACCTTCGACATCAACGTGCTGCGCCGCGAACGCGGGGTGAAGCTGGAGCTGGTCAACCCGCCGGAAGAGGCGTTCGTCGACGGCCGTATCATCCGCTCGCTGCAGGCCAACCTGTTCGCCGTACTGCGCGACATCCTGTTCGTGCACGGCCAAATCGCCAGCGCCGGCCGTTTCCAGCACCTGAACCTGGAAAACTCGGCCCACATCACCAACCTGGTGTTCTCGATCCTGCGCAATGCACGCACGCTGCACCTGGATGAAGATCCCAATATGGTGGTGTGCTGGGGCGGCCACTCGATCAACGAGAACGAATACCTCTACGCGCGCAAGGTCGGCAGCCAGCTGGGCCTGCGCGAGTTGAACATCTGCACCGGCTGCGGGCCGGGCGCCATGGAAGCGCCGATGAAAGGCGCTGCGGTCGGCCACGCGCAGCAGCGTTACCGCAACAGCCGCTTCATCGGCATGACCGAACCGTCGATCATCGCCGCCGAGCCGCCTAACCCGCTGGTCAACGAGCTGGTGATCATGCCGGACATCGAAAAACGCCTGGAAGCCTTCGTGCGCATCGCGCACGGCATCATCATCTTCCCGGGCGGCGTCGGCACCGCCGAAGAGCTGCTGTACCTGCTGGGTATCCTGATGAACCCGGAGAACAGCGAACAGGTGCTGCCGCTGATCCTGACCGGGCCGAAAGAGAGCGCCGACTACTTCCGCGTGCTGGACGAGTTCATCATGAACACGCTGGGCGACGCTGCGCGCCGCCACTACACCATCATCATCGACGATCCGGCGGAAGTGGCGCGGCAAATGAAGAAAGCCATGCCGCTGGTGAAGGAAAACCGCCGCAACACTGGCGACGCCTACAGCTTTAACTGGTCGATCCGCATCGCGCCGGATCTGCAGCTGCCGTTCGAGCCGACTCACGAGAACATGGCAAACCTCAACCTGTATCCGAACCAGCCGCCGGAGCAATTGGCCGCCGCGCTGCGCCGTGCGTTCTCCGGCATCGTCGCCGGCAACGTGAAGGAAAACGGTATCCACGCCATCGAGCAGTTCGGCCCGTACAAGCTGCACGGCGAACCGCAAATGATGAAGCAAATGGACAGCCTGCTGCAGGGCTTTGTCGCCCAGCACCGCATGAAGCTGCCGGGCAGCGCCTATGTGCCCTGCTACGAAATCGTAGCCTGA
- the xni gene encoding flap endonuclease Xni, whose product MMIHLLIVDALNLIRRIHAVQGSPCVSACRHALQQLIQHSRPTHAVAVFDEDDRSDSWRHQILPDYKAGRSPMPENLQQEMPQLREAFAELGVASWHSPGNEADDLAATLAAKVAGGGHQVTIVSTDKGYCQLLAPNVQIRDYFQKRWLDMPFVQQEFGVQPQQLPDYWGLAGIGSSKIPGVAGIGPKTAVLLLQQSGSLDGLYQHLEQVPEKWRGKLEQHRELAYVSKRVATLRTDLSLDGNLQQLRLPIQ is encoded by the coding sequence ATGATGATACACCTACTGATTGTCGACGCCCTGAACCTCATCCGCCGCATTCACGCCGTGCAGGGCTCCCCTTGCGTCAGCGCCTGCCGCCATGCGCTGCAGCAGCTGATCCAGCACAGCCGCCCGACCCACGCGGTGGCGGTATTCGACGAGGACGACCGCAGCGACAGCTGGCGTCACCAAATTCTGCCGGACTACAAGGCCGGGCGTTCACCGATGCCGGAAAACCTGCAGCAGGAGATGCCGCAGCTGCGCGAGGCCTTCGCCGAGTTGGGCGTCGCCAGCTGGCATTCCCCCGGCAATGAAGCGGACGATCTGGCGGCTACGCTGGCGGCGAAGGTCGCCGGCGGCGGCCATCAGGTGACCATCGTCTCCACCGACAAAGGCTACTGCCAGCTGCTGGCGCCGAACGTGCAAATTCGCGATTATTTCCAGAAACGCTGGCTGGATATGCCCTTCGTGCAGCAGGAATTCGGCGTGCAGCCGCAGCAGCTGCCGGACTATTGGGGGCTGGCGGGAATTGGCAGCAGCAAGATCCCCGGCGTGGCCGGCATCGGGCCGAAAACCGCCGTGCTGCTGTTGCAACAATCGGGCAGCCTGGACGGGCTGTATCAGCACCTGGAGCAGGTGCCGGAGAAATGGCGCGGCAAGCTGGAACAGCACCGCGAGCTGGCCTACGTCAGCAAACGAGTCGCCACGCTGCGCACCGATCTGTCGCTGGACGGCAACCTGCAGCAACTGCGCCTGCCGATACAATAA
- the rlmM gene encoding 23S rRNA (cytidine(2498)-2'-O)-methyltransferase RlmM, with translation MNKIALYCRPGFEKECAAEITDKAAQLEIYGFARVKEHSGYVLFECYQPDDADRLAREIPFRELIFARQMIVVGELLRDLPPEDRVSPIVGMLIGVVDRGGELRVEVPDTNESKELMKFCRKLTVPLRAAMREQKVLMARENPTRPVVHVFFIAPGCCYVGYSYSNNNSPFYMGIPRLRFPADAPSRSTLKLEEAFHVFIPADEWDERLASGMHAVDLGACPGGWTYQLVKRSMMVHSVDNGPMAPSLMETGQVTHHRADGFKFEPNSSKIYWLVCDMVEKPAKVTSLMIQWLVKGWCREAIFNLKLPMKKRYEEVSQNLMSIREALGAAGISVEVHAKQLYHDREEITVHVRRMWSAVPGRRDERD, from the coding sequence ATGAATAAGATTGCGTTGTACTGCCGTCCCGGTTTTGAGAAAGAGTGTGCGGCGGAGATCACCGACAAGGCCGCCCAACTGGAGATTTACGGCTTTGCGCGGGTAAAAGAGCACAGCGGCTACGTGCTGTTCGAATGCTACCAGCCGGATGACGCCGACCGGCTGGCGCGGGAAATTCCGTTCCGCGAACTGATTTTCGCCCGTCAGATGATCGTGGTGGGCGAGCTGCTGCGCGATCTGCCGCCGGAAGATCGGGTATCGCCGATCGTCGGCATGCTGATCGGCGTGGTTGATCGCGGCGGCGAGCTGCGGGTGGAAGTGCCGGACACCAACGAAAGCAAAGAGCTGATGAAATTCTGCCGCAAGCTGACGGTGCCGCTGCGCGCCGCGATGCGCGAGCAGAAGGTGCTGATGGCGCGCGAGAACCCGACCCGCCCGGTGGTGCACGTGTTCTTCATCGCGCCGGGCTGCTGCTACGTCGGTTACTCCTACAGCAATAACAACTCGCCGTTCTATATGGGCATTCCGCGTCTGCGCTTCCCGGCCGATGCGCCGAGCCGTTCGACGCTGAAGCTGGAAGAAGCGTTCCATGTGTTCATCCCCGCCGACGAGTGGGACGAACGCCTGGCCAGCGGCATGCACGCGGTCGATCTGGGCGCCTGCCCGGGCGGCTGGACCTATCAGCTGGTGAAACGCAGCATGATGGTACACTCGGTGGATAACGGCCCGATGGCGCCGAGCCTGATGGAAACCGGCCAGGTGACGCATCACCGCGCCGACGGCTTTAAGTTCGAGCCGAACAGCAGCAAGATCTACTGGCTGGTGTGCGACATGGTGGAGAAACCGGCGAAGGTGACCAGCCTGATGATTCAGTGGCTGGTGAAAGGTTGGTGCCGCGAAGCGATCTTTAACCTTAAGCTGCCGATGAAAAAGCGCTATGAGGAAGTGTCGCAAAACCTGATGAGCATCCGCGAAGCGCTGGGCGCCGCCGGCATCAGCGTCGAAGTGCATGCCAAGCAGCTGTATCACGACCGCGAAGAGATCACCGTGCACGTGCGCCGCATGTGGTCGGCGGTGCCGGGCCGGCGCGACGAGCGCGATTAA
- a CDS encoding DUF423 domain-containing protein, with translation MSSRSMLVFAAISGFVFVALGAFGAHVLSGTLGANEMAWIRTGLEYQGFHTLAILALAVAMQRRVSLWFYWSGALLALGTVLFSGSLYCLALSHLKVWVYITPVGGVCFLIGWILMLIGALRLRKKAERHE, from the coding sequence ATGAGCAGCCGTTCCATGCTGGTTTTCGCCGCTATCAGCGGCTTTGTGTTTGTCGCGTTGGGCGCATTCGGCGCGCATGTGCTGAGCGGTACGCTCGGTGCCAACGAAATGGCCTGGATCCGCACCGGGTTGGAGTATCAGGGGTTCCACACTCTGGCCATCCTGGCGCTGGCGGTCGCGATGCAGCGCCGCGTGAGCCTGTGGTTTTACTGGAGCGGGGCGCTGCTGGCGCTCGGCACCGTGTTGTTTAGCGGCAGCCTCTATTGTCTGGCGCTGTCGCACCTGAAGGTTTGGGTATACATCACGCCGGTTGGCGGCGTGTGCTTCCTGATCGGCTGGATATTGATGTTGATTGGCGCTTTGCGTCTGAGGAAAAAGGCCGAGCGCCATGAATAA
- a CDS encoding transcriptional regulator GcvA — translation MSKRLPPLNALRVFDAAARHLSFTKAAEELFVTQAAVSHQIKSLEDFLGLKLFRRRNRSLLLTEEGQSYYLDIKEIFSSINEATRKLQARSAKGALTVSLPPSFAIQWLVPRLSGFNSAYPGIDVRIQAVDREEDKLADDVDVAIFYGRGNWPGLRAERLYAEYLLPVCSPSLLTGDHPLKTADDLAYHTLLHDVSRRDWLAYTRQLGLQHINVQQGPIFSHSAMVVQAAVHGQGVALVNNVMAQTEIEAGRLVCPFNDVLVSKNAFYLVCHDSQAELGKIAAFRQWILARAASEQEKFRFRYEQ, via the coding sequence ATGTCTAAACGCTTACCTCCCCTCAATGCGCTGCGCGTGTTCGATGCGGCCGCTCGCCACCTGAGTTTCACCAAGGCGGCGGAAGAGCTGTTCGTGACTCAGGCCGCGGTGAGCCACCAGATCAAGTCGCTGGAGGACTTCCTCGGGCTGAAGCTGTTCCGTCGGCGCAACCGCTCGCTGTTGCTGACCGAAGAGGGGCAAAGTTACTACCTCGATATCAAGGAGATCTTCTCTTCGATCAACGAGGCGACACGCAAGCTGCAGGCGCGCAGCGCCAAGGGGGCATTGACCGTCAGTCTGCCGCCGAGCTTCGCCATTCAGTGGCTGGTGCCGCGCCTGTCCGGCTTTAACTCAGCTTATCCGGGCATCGACGTGCGTATCCAGGCGGTGGACCGCGAAGAGGACAAGCTGGCGGACGATGTCGACGTGGCGATTTTCTACGGCCGCGGCAACTGGCCGGGGCTGCGCGCCGAGCGTCTGTATGCGGAATATTTGCTGCCGGTTTGTTCGCCGAGCCTGCTGACCGGCGATCATCCGCTGAAAACCGCGGACGATCTGGCTTATCATACCTTGCTGCATGACGTTTCACGCCGCGACTGGCTGGCGTATACGCGCCAACTGGGGTTGCAGCACATCAACGTGCAGCAGGGGCCGATCTTCAGCCACAGCGCCATGGTGGTGCAGGCGGCGGTGCACGGCCAGGGTGTGGCGCTGGTGAACAACGTGATGGCGCAAACCGAGATCGAAGCCGGTCGCCTGGTGTGCCCGTTCAACGATGTGTTGGTCAGCAAAAACGCTTTTTATCTGGTATGTCATGACAGCCAGGCAGAACTGGGTAAAATAGCCGCCTTCCGGCAGTGGATCCTGGCGCGCGCCGCCAGCGAACAAGAAAAGTTCCGCTTCCGCTACGAACAATAA
- a CDS encoding YgdI/YgdR family lipoprotein — protein MKKTAAVISALMLTFTLAACSSNYVMHTNDGRTIVADGKPKVDNDTGMISYKDANGVEQQINRADVKEMVESNQ, from the coding sequence ATGAAGAAAACAGCCGCAGTTATCTCTGCCCTGATGCTTACGTTCACCCTGGCCGCCTGTTCCAGCAACTACGTGATGCATACCAATGACGGACGCACCATTGTCGCTGACGGTAAGCCTAAAGTGGACAACGACACCGGCATGATCAGCTATAAAGACGCTAACGGCGTCGAGCAGCAGATCAACCGCGCCGATGTGAAAGAGATGGTTGAAAGCAACCAGTAA
- the csdA gene encoding cysteine desulfurase CsdA, producing the protein MTPFNPSLFRQQFPALAQDGIYLDSAATALKPQAVIDATQQFYRDDAATVHRSQHRAAQDLTARFELARGQVARLLNAPSADDIIWARGTTEAINLVAQSYLRPRLQPGDEILVSEAEHHANLIPWLMVAEQTGAHVVKLPIGADRLPDLTQLPALLNEKTRLLALGQMSNVTGGCPDLAPAIALAHAAGARVMIDGAQGVVHGPADVQRLDIDFYAFSGHKLYGPTGIGALYGKAELLAQMAPWQGGGKMLTQASFDGFTPQKPPHCFEAGTPNIAGVLGLAAALTWLSEQDMAAAERYSRELADRAEQRLAQLPGFRSFRSSGSSLLAFDIAGVHHSDIVTLLAEQGIALRAGQHCAQPLMAALGVSGTLRASFAPYNTQQDVDTLVSALTHALDLLAD; encoded by the coding sequence ATGACGCCTTTTAACCCCAGCCTTTTTCGCCAACAGTTTCCCGCGCTCGCGCAGGACGGCATCTATCTGGACAGCGCCGCCACCGCGTTGAAACCCCAGGCGGTGATCGACGCCACGCAGCAGTTTTATCGCGATGACGCCGCCACCGTGCACCGCAGCCAACATCGGGCGGCGCAGGATCTGACCGCCCGCTTCGAGCTGGCGCGCGGCCAGGTCGCACGGCTGCTCAATGCGCCGTCGGCCGATGACATCATCTGGGCGCGCGGCACCACCGAGGCGATCAACCTGGTGGCGCAGAGCTACCTGCGCCCGCGCCTGCAGCCGGGCGATGAAATCCTGGTGAGCGAGGCGGAACACCACGCCAACCTGATCCCCTGGCTGATGGTGGCGGAGCAAACCGGCGCGCACGTGGTGAAACTGCCGATCGGCGCCGACCGGCTGCCGGACCTGACGCAGCTGCCCGCCCTGCTCAACGAGAAAACCCGCCTGTTGGCACTGGGGCAAATGTCCAACGTCACCGGCGGTTGCCCGGATCTGGCGCCGGCAATCGCGCTGGCGCATGCCGCCGGCGCGCGCGTGATGATCGACGGCGCACAGGGCGTGGTGCACGGCCCGGCCGACGTACAGCGGCTCGACATCGATTTCTACGCCTTCTCAGGCCACAAATTGTATGGCCCGACCGGCATCGGCGCACTGTACGGCAAAGCCGAGCTGTTGGCGCAAATGGCGCCCTGGCAAGGCGGCGGCAAGATGCTGACCCAGGCGTCGTTCGACGGTTTTACCCCGCAAAAACCGCCGCACTGCTTCGAGGCCGGCACGCCAAACATCGCCGGCGTGCTGGGATTGGCCGCAGCGCTCACCTGGCTCAGCGAACAGGACATGGCGGCGGCGGAGCGCTACAGCCGCGAGCTGGCGGATCGAGCGGAACAGCGCCTGGCGCAGCTGCCGGGTTTTCGCAGCTTCCGCAGTTCCGGCTCCAGCCTGCTGGCGTTCGACATCGCCGGCGTACACCACAGCGACATCGTCACGCTGCTGGCGGAACAAGGCATTGCGCTGCGCGCGGGCCAACACTGCGCGCAGCCGCTGATGGCGGCGTTAGGCGTCAGCGGCACGCTGCGCGCGTCGTTCGCCCCCTACAATACGCAGCAGGACGTCGATACGCTGGTCAGCGCGTTGACTCACGCCCTCGATCTGCTGGCCGACTAA
- the csdE gene encoding cysteine desulfurase sulfur acceptor subunit CsdE: MLAPHPFGREVTADALIATFSALKQWEDRYRQLIMLAKRLPPLPETLRSEEMELSGCENRVWLGHQLLEDGTLHFYGDSEGRIVRGLLAVLLTEVEGKTPQQIAALDPLALFDRLALRAQLSATRASGLAALAAAVQAIAARYA; the protein is encoded by the coding sequence ATGCTCGCCCCCCATCCTTTTGGCCGAGAGGTCACCGCCGACGCGTTGATCGCCACCTTCAGCGCGCTGAAACAGTGGGAGGACCGCTACCGCCAGCTGATCATGCTCGCGAAACGGCTGCCGCCGCTGCCGGAAACCTTACGCAGTGAAGAAATGGAATTGAGCGGTTGTGAAAACCGCGTCTGGCTGGGACACCAGTTGCTGGAAGACGGCACGCTGCATTTCTATGGCGACAGCGAAGGGCGCATCGTGCGCGGCCTGCTGGCGGTGCTGCTGACCGAAGTGGAAGGGAAAACGCCGCAGCAGATCGCCGCATTGGATCCGCTGGCGCTGTTCGACCGGTTGGCGTTGCGCGCTCAGCTTAGCGCCACGCGCGCCAGCGGCCTGGCGGCGTTGGCCGCCGCCGTGCAGGCGATCGCCGCCCGTTACGCCTGA
- the tcdA gene encoding tRNA cyclic N6-threonylcarbamoyladenosine(37) synthase TcdA, with the protein MSTAYSEAYLQRFGGTARLYGQQALAVFAQAHVCVIGIGGVGSWAAEALARTGIGAITLIDMDDVCVTNTNRQIHALRQHVGQSKTEVMAERILAINPECRVTCIDDFITPDNVAELLDHNFSYVIDAIDSVRPKAALLSYCRRFKIPVVTTGGAGGQIDPTKIDVADLAKTIQDPLAAKLRERLKHDFNVVKNGKGKLGIDCVFSSEPLVYPQPDGSVCASRSTAEGPKRMDCSAGFGAATMVTATFGFVAVSHALKKMLAKAARQA; encoded by the coding sequence ATGAGCACAGCTTATTCGGAAGCCTATCTGCAGCGTTTCGGCGGCACGGCGCGGTTGTACGGCCAGCAGGCGCTGGCGGTGTTCGCGCAGGCGCACGTCTGCGTGATCGGCATCGGCGGCGTGGGTTCCTGGGCGGCTGAGGCGCTGGCGCGCACCGGCATCGGCGCCATCACCCTGATCGACATGGATGATGTCTGCGTCACTAATACCAATCGTCAAATCCACGCATTGCGTCAGCATGTCGGGCAATCCAAAACCGAGGTGATGGCGGAGCGCATCCTGGCGATTAACCCGGAATGCCGGGTGACCTGCATCGATGATTTCATCACCCCGGACAACGTCGCCGAGCTGCTGGACCATAACTTCAGCTATGTCATCGACGCGATCGACAGCGTGCGGCCGAAGGCGGCGCTGCTGTCCTACTGCCGCCGTTTCAAGATCCCGGTGGTGACCACCGGCGGCGCCGGCGGGCAAATAGACCCGACTAAAATCGACGTGGCCGATCTGGCGAAGACCATTCAGGATCCGCTGGCCGCCAAACTGCGCGAGCGGCTGAAACACGATTTCAACGTGGTGAAGAACGGCAAGGGCAAGCTGGGCATCGACTGCGTCTTCTCCAGCGAGCCGCTGGTTTATCCGCAGCCGGACGGCTCGGTGTGCGCTTCGCGCAGCACGGCGGAAGGGCCAAAAAGGATGGATTGCAGCGCGGGTTTCGGCGCGGCGACCATGGTCACCGCCACCTTCGGCTTCGTCGCCGTATCGCACGCGCTGAAAAAGATGCTGGCGAAGGCGGCGCGTCAGGCGTAA
- the mltA gene encoding murein transglycosylase A, giving the protein MKGRWGKYLLGGLMVAVLAGCSSKPTDRGQQYKDGRLDQSLELVNQPNAKGSPVNAKDYSDQLMEIKYASPSLFNRNNSTYQAVQSWMASGADTRMLSQYGLSAYQMEGVDNYGNVQFTGYYTPVVQARYTQQGEFRYPLYRMPPKGRGRLPDRAGIYSGALDDRYIIAYTNSLMDNFMMEVQGSGYVDYGNGQPLVFFGYGGKNGHAYRSIGKVLIDRGEVAKADMSMQAIRQWADTHSAAEVRELLEQNPSFVFFRPEAFAPVKGASAVPLVAKASVASDRSLIPAGTTLLAEVPLLDNKGKFTGKYEMRLMVALDVGGAIKGQHFDMYQGIGPEAGHSAGYYNHYGRVWVLKNNGGGQLFSANQSNGGGSLLATR; this is encoded by the coding sequence ATGAAAGGACGTTGGGGCAAATACCTGCTTGGCGGGTTGATGGTGGCGGTGTTGGCGGGCTGTTCGTCCAAGCCGACCGATCGGGGTCAGCAATATAAAGACGGCCGTCTGGATCAATCGCTGGAGCTGGTCAATCAGCCCAACGCCAAAGGTTCGCCGGTCAACGCCAAGGATTATTCTGATCAGCTGATGGAGATCAAGTACGCGTCGCCTTCGCTGTTTAATCGCAACAACAGCACTTATCAGGCGGTGCAAAGCTGGATGGCGTCCGGCGCCGACACGCGCATGCTGAGCCAGTATGGCCTCAGCGCTTACCAGATGGAAGGCGTCGACAATTACGGCAACGTGCAGTTTACCGGCTACTACACGCCGGTGGTGCAGGCGCGCTATACCCAGCAGGGCGAGTTCCGCTATCCGCTGTACCGCATGCCGCCGAAGGGCAGGGGGCGCCTGCCGGATCGCGCGGGCATCTATTCCGGCGCGCTCGACGATCGCTATATCATCGCTTACACCAACTCGCTGATGGACAACTTCATGATGGAAGTCCAGGGCAGCGGCTACGTCGACTATGGCAATGGTCAGCCGCTGGTGTTCTTCGGCTACGGCGGCAAAAACGGCCACGCCTATCGCAGCATCGGCAAGGTGCTGATCGATCGCGGCGAAGTGGCCAAGGCGGACATGTCGATGCAGGCGATCCGTCAGTGGGCGGATACCCACAGCGCCGCAGAGGTGCGTGAGCTGCTGGAACAAAACCCGTCGTTCGTGTTCTTCCGTCCAGAAGCTTTTGCGCCGGTGAAGGGCGCCAGCGCGGTGCCGTTGGTTGCCAAAGCCTCGGTAGCGTCCGATCGTTCGCTGATTCCGGCGGGCACCACGCTGCTGGCCGAAGTGCCGCTGCTGGACAACAAGGGTAAATTCACGGGAAAATACGAGATGCGCCTGATGGTCGCGCTCGATGTTGGCGGTGCCATCAAGGGCCAGCATTTTGACATGTATCAGGGCATCGGGCCGGAAGCCGGCCACTCGGCGGGATACTACAACCACTACGGCCGCGTTTGGGTGCTGAAGAACAATGGCGGCGGCCAGCTGTTCAGCGCCAATCAGTCAAACGGCGGCGGTTCGTTGTTGGCCACCCGGTAA
- the amiC gene encoding N-acetylmuramoyl-L-alanine amidase AmiC, translating into MPNSNHNLGRRRLLQGVAASWLLSVSRTGFAASSHVIAVRVWPSSTYTRVTLESNVELKYKQFALTNPDRVVVDIEGVHLNSVLKGIAGQVRADDPYLKQARVGQFDQNTVRLVLELKQSVSPHIFTLAPVPEYRNRLVMDLYPTKVGSGGEEYDPLLALLEDYNKGDLERTLPPEAPQAGKAGRDRPIVIMLDPGHGGEDPGAIGKYKTREKDIVLQIARKLSAMIKREPNMKVFMTRNEDVFIPLKVRVAKARKQRADLFVSIHADAFTSRAARGSSVFALSTKGATSSAAKFLAQTQNASDQIGGVSKSGDRYLDHTMFDLIQTATINDSLKFGKEVLNRMGKINRLHKNRVDQAGFAVLKAPDIPSILVETAFISNIEEERKLRTSHFQQQVAESILAGIKAYFANGGALASR; encoded by the coding sequence ATGCCAAACTCTAATCACAATCTGGGCCGCCGTCGTTTATTACAGGGCGTTGCCGCCAGCTGGTTGCTGAGTGTGAGTCGTACGGGCTTCGCCGCATCATCGCACGTGATCGCCGTGCGCGTCTGGCCATCCTCCACCTATACCCGCGTCACGTTGGAATCCAACGTCGAACTCAAATACAAGCAGTTTGCGCTGACCAATCCCGATCGCGTGGTGGTGGATATTGAAGGCGTTCACCTCAACAGCGTGCTGAAAGGCATCGCCGGGCAGGTGCGCGCCGACGATCCTTATCTCAAGCAGGCGCGCGTTGGCCAGTTTGATCAGAATACCGTGCGGCTGGTGCTGGAGCTCAAACAAAGCGTCAGCCCGCATATTTTCACGCTGGCGCCGGTGCCGGAGTATCGCAACCGTCTGGTGATGGATCTCTATCCGACCAAGGTCGGCAGCGGCGGTGAGGAGTATGATCCGCTACTGGCGTTACTGGAAGATTACAACAAGGGCGATCTGGAGCGCACGCTGCCGCCGGAAGCGCCGCAGGCCGGCAAGGCGGGGCGCGATCGGCCAATCGTCATCATGCTGGATCCTGGCCACGGCGGCGAAGATCCCGGTGCGATCGGCAAGTACAAGACGCGCGAGAAAGACATCGTGCTGCAGATTGCCCGCAAGCTGAGCGCCATGATCAAGCGCGAGCCGAACATGAAGGTGTTCATGACGCGCAACGAAGACGTGTTTATCCCGCTTAAGGTGCGCGTCGCCAAGGCGCGCAAGCAGCGTGCGGACCTGTTCGTTTCGATTCACGCCGATGCCTTTACCAGCCGCGCGGCGCGCGGTTCATCGGTGTTCGCGTTGTCCACCAAGGGCGCCACCAGTTCGGCGGCCAAGTTCCTGGCACAGACACAGAACGCGTCGGACCAAATCGGCGGCGTCAGCAAGAGCGGCGACCGCTATCTCGACCACACCATGTTCGATCTGATCCAGACCGCGACCATCAACGACAGCCTGAAGTTCGGCAAGGAAGTGTTGAATCGGATGGGCAAAATCAACCGGTTGCACAAGAATCGCGTCGATCAGGCCGGTTTTGCGGTGTTAAAGGCGCCGGATATCCCGTCGATCTTGGTGGAGACGGCGTTTATCAGCAACATCGAAGAGGAGCGCAAGCTGCGCACCAGCCATTTCCAACAGCAGGTGGCGGAGTCGATTCTGGCGGGTATTAAGGCTTATTTCGCCAACGGCGGCGCGTTGGCGAGCCGATAA